Proteins encoded together in one Vigna angularis cultivar LongXiaoDou No.4 chromosome 5, ASM1680809v1, whole genome shotgun sequence window:
- the LOC108340245 gene encoding uncharacterized protein LOC108340245 isoform X4, producing MPSPSLGFFSMAKAPSSHSQLQKTSKPCKPAKSNILKLQNLETNSVNEARLKHAPAMRSEIVKGKNCTEELSLLDEKSELSMQVDDKQMTCVEAKDNSVGSEKISKQENVENILGNVNVTYEEHGELCSSNNASSVEDAVFPRHEKKLLSESHAQVKLEKETGQPDLSLKGYQSVLQQRLSMHHHGGAADLVKSGGDAQKHLLKWNLSVNCSETTESNLEAVNQQFQGEQLKTTSAVRVGEIMSTRESESHVNSCQKSTPEIKCAAASEPKIEKTILFEGALCDMYTSENSASNNHSQAMPENKDGNIRTDDLPIDDAKEGYSNMLPLDEFQLNGNIQKMSENKDGDLDMDDVKDGSSDILPLVEVQLDDNIQAITENNGRNLDMDDLQTDNAKEGSSDVFLSVEVQVNDNIHDMSENSDGNVDMDDSKECSSVILPLVEVQLSDNIQKMSENKDGNLDMDDVKDGSSDILPLVEVQLDDNIQAMTENNGRNLDMDDLQTENAKEGSSDMFLSVKVKVNDNIQDMSENSDGNVDMDDSKECSSVILPLVEVQLSDNIQAISENNDEILDMDNAKEGSSDILPLVEVQLDDNIQAMSENNERNLFMNDAKKDSSDMLPLVEVRVNDNIVDVSENSDGNHDMDDSEECSSDILPLVEVQLIDNIQAISGNNDEKLDMDDAKEGSSETLPRVEVQHDENIQAMYENSERNLYMDDLQVEFAKGSSDTLPLVEVQVSDNMQHVSENNEGNLDMDDSKECSSDILPLVEVQVNDNIISSERISSSAVNKDSFADVVAWKPEERCSLSESSNLPASDHLTFNLDEFSDTDMLYQSKGGIYFAEDNRKIIHLHESAAKSKQEVLTGNLPTNAAPFSDEWFTATDSAEQKLNQNPPRGDRRETVACDTELRDDGSSRDASIQHHVHGDVTGNIDQQTSTSTYSKAEEMLCEYKGLEPNHDDVVDHNQFSEVCEDFISNTKDSMGSGAEKPSDHIQHSLLGQFVDEFNQTNREIEESHLTTQVQSLTENPVLYNCNSKQCLAVSYGEYKASNDHIQAMPENEDRYLYADERREHLQTNDAKKGSSDILPAVEVQLKDNVVSSECNSFIEESKDSFTDEVAWKPEEHRSSESSSLPASDNLASNKRVQQVCEISLLNSTTFSEEAGTNIFEKDESPNTDMEHQSKGDINYAEDSNKIIHLQESATQSKREVPTLKPPPNAAPFSEEWLAAIEAAGEEILTMKGGAVQNSPTEKPQHEPGPWSPVRRKNQSIGPFDCTKHNIQPSSS from the exons ATGCCATCTCCCTCACTGGGATTCTTTTCTATG GCAAAAGCTCCCAGTTCACATAGCCAATTACAGAAAACTTCTAAACCTTGCAAGCCTGCTAAGAGTAACATTCTTAAATTACAGAATTTAGAAACAAATTCTGTTAATGAGGCAAGACTCAAACATGCACCTGCGATGAGGTCTGAAATTGTCAAAGGGAAGAATTGCACTGAGGAGTTAAGCCTTTTAGATGAAAAGTCAGAATTGAGCATGCAAGTGGATGATAAGCAGATGACTTGTGTAGAAGCGAAAGATAATTCTGTGGGCTCTGAAAAAATAAGCAAGCAAGAAAATGTTGAAAACATTCTTGGTAATGTCAACGTAACATACGAGGAACACGGAGAACTATGTAGCAGTAATAATGCTTCTAGCGTGGAGGATGCGGTATTTCCTAGACATGAAAAAAAGCTTCTTTCAGAGAGTCACGCTCAAGTGAAATTGGAGAAAGAAACTGGTCAGCCTGATCTTTCGTTAAAAGGGTATCAATCTGTATTGCAGCAACGACTATCGATGCACCATCATGGTGGTGCTGCTGATCTTGTTAAAAGTGGAGGAGATGCTCAAAAACATTTGTTGAAATGGAATCTCTCAGTCAATTGTAGTGAAACCACCGAAAGTAATTTAGAGGCAGTTAATCAACAGTTCCAGGGGGAACAACTTAAGACTACAAGTGCTGTTAGGGTGGGGGAAATCATGTCAACAAGAGAAAGTGAATCTCATGTAAATAGTTGTCAGAAGTCTACACCAGAAATCAAATGTGCTGCTGCAAGTGAACcaaaaatagagaaaacaattttatttgagGGTGCATTATGTGATATGTATACAAGTGAAAACAGTGCTTCCAATAATCATAGTCAGGCTATGCCTGAAAACAAAGATGGAAATATTCGTACGGATGATTTGCCAATCGATGATGCAAAAGAAGGTTATTCTAACATGTTGCCTTTAGATGAATTTCAACTCAATGGCAACATTCAGAAAATGTCTGAAAACAAAGATGGAGATCTTGATATGGATGATGTCAAAGACGGTTCTTCTGATATATTGCCTCTAGTTGAAGTTCAACTCGATGACAACATTCAGGCCATTACTGAAAACAATGGAAGAAATCTTGATATGGATGATTTGCAAACGGATAATGCAAAAGAAGGTTCTTCTGACGTGTTTCTTTCAGTTGAAGTTCAAGTCAATGACAACATTCATGATATGTCTGAAAACAGTGATGGAAACGTTGATATGGATGATTCAAAAGAATGTTCTTCTGTCATATTGCCTTTAGTTGAAGTTCAACTCAGTGACAACATTCAGAAAATGTCTGAAAACAAAGATGGAAATCTTGATATGGATGATGTCAAAGACGGTTCTTCTGATATATTGCCTCTAGTTGAAGTTCAACTCGATGACAACATTCAGGCCATGACTGAAAACAATGGAAGAAATCTTGATATGGATGATTTGCAAACGGAAAATGCAAAAGAAGGTTCTTCTGACATGTTTCTTTCAGTTAAAGTTAAAGTCAATGACAACATTCAGGATATGTCTGAAAACAGTGATGGAAACGTTGATATGGATGATTCAAAAGAATGTTCTTCTGTCATATTGCCTTTAGTTGAAGTTCAACTCAGTGACAACATTCAGGCTATTTCTGAAAACAATGATGAAATTCTTGACATGGACAATGCAAAAGAAGGTTCTTCTGATATATTGCCTCTAGTTGAAGTTCAACTGGATGACAACATTCAGGCCATGTCTGAGAACAATGAAAGAAATCTTTTTATGAATGATGCAAAAAAAGATTCTTCTGACATGTTGCCTTTAGTTGAAGTTCGAGTCAATGACAACATTGTGGATGTGTCTGAAAATAGTGATGGAAATCATGATATGGATGATTCAGAAGAATGTTCTTCTGACATATTGCCTTTAGTTGAAGTTCAACTCATTGACAACATTCAGGCTATTTCTGGAAACAATGATGAAAAGCTTGACATGGACGATGCAAAAGAAGGTTCTTCTGAGACATTGCCTCGAGTTGAAGTTCAACACGATGAAAATATTCAGGCCATGTATGAAAACAGTGAAAGAAATCTTTATATGGATGATTTGCAAGTGGAATTTGCTAAAGGTTCTTCTGACACGTTGCCTTTAGTTGAAGTTCAAGTCAGTGACAATATGCAGCATGTGTCTGAAAACAATGAGGGAAATCTTGATATGGATGATTCAAAAGAATGTTCTTCGGACATATTGCCTTTAGTTGAAGTTCAAGTCAATGACAACATTATATCTTCTGAACGCATTTCTTCTTCAGCAGTGAACAAAGATTCTTTTGCAGATGTAGTTGCCTGGAAACCTGAGGAGCGTTGTTCTTTAAGTGAAAGTTCAAATTTACCAGCTTCAGATCATCTAACCTTCAACCTAGATGAATTTTCCGATACTGACATGCTATATCAGTCCAAAGGTGGCATTTACTTTGCAGAAGACAACAGAAAAATAATTCACTT ACATGAATCTGCTGCTAAAAGCAAGCAGGAAGTTCTTACAGGGAATCTTCCAACAAATGCTGCTCCATTTTCTGATGAATGGTTTACTGCAACCGATTCCGCTGAACAG AAGTTGAATCAAAATCCCCCCCGTGGAGATAGGCGGGAAACTGTTGCTTGTGATACTGAG CTTCGAGATGATGGTTCTTCTAGGGATGCTTCTATTCAGCATCATGTTCACGGTGATGTGACGGGAAACATTGATCAACAAACTAGCACGAGTACATATTCTAAAGCTGAAGAAATGCTTTGTGAGTACAAGGGTTTGGAACCAAATCATGATGACGTGGTTGATCACAATCAATTTTCTGAAGTATGTGAAGATTTCATTTCAAACACCAAAGATTCTATGGGCAGTGGAGCAGAAAAACCTTCTGACCATATACAGCATTCACTATTGGGTCAGTTTGTCGACGAATTTAATCAGACTAACAGAGAAATTGAGGAATCACATTTGACCACACAAGTGCAGTCACTTACTGAAAACCCAGTGTTATACAACTGCAACAGTAAACAATGTCTTGCTGTTTCTTATG GTGAGTACAAGGCTTCCAATGACCATATTCAGGCCATGCCTGAAAACGAAGATAGATATCTTTATGCGGATGAGAGGCGAGAGCATTTGCAAACGAATGATGCAAAGAAAGGTTCTTCAGACATATTGCCAGCAGTTGAAGTTCAACTCAAAGACAACGTTGTATCTTCTGAATGCAATTCGTTTATAGAAGAGAGCAAAGACTCCTTTACAGATGAAGTTGCTTGGAAACCTGAAGAGCATCGTTCAAGTGAAAGTTCAAGCTTACCAGCTTCAGATAATCTTGCCTCCAACAAGAGAGTCCAGCAGGTCTGTGAAATTAGTTTGTTGAACTCTACAACTTTTTCAGAAGAAGCTGGAACTAATATTTTTGAGAAAGACGAGTCTCCTAATACCGACATGGAGCACCAATCAAAAGGTGACATTAATTATGCAGAAGACAGCAACAAAATAATTCATTT GCAGGAATCCGCAACTCAAAGCAAGCGGGAAGTTCCTACATTGAAGCCTCCGCCAAATGCTGCTCCATTTTCTGAAGAATGGTTAGCTGCAATTGAAGCCGCCGGAGAG GAGATCTTAACGATGAAAGGCGGTGCTGTACAAAATTCTCCCACTGAGAAGCCTCAGCACGAACCTGGTCCTTGGTCCCCG GTGAGACGTAAGAATCAATCAATTGGACCCTTTGATTGTACCAAACACAATATCCAGCCTTCCAGTTCATAA
- the LOC108340245 gene encoding uncharacterized protein LOC108340245 isoform X3, with amino-acid sequence MPSPSLGFFSMAKAPSSHSQLQKTSKPCKPAKSNILKLQNLETNSVNEARLKHAPAMRSEIVKGKNCTEELSLLDEKSELSMQVDDKQMTCVEAKDNSVGSEKISKQENVENILGNVNVTYEEHGELCSSNNASSVEDAVFPRHEKKLLSESHAQVKLEKETGQPDLSLKGYQSVLQQRLSMHHHGGAADLVKSGGDAQKHLLKWNLSVNCSETTESNLEAVNQQFQGEQLKTTSAVRVGEIMSTRESESHVNSCQKSTPEIKCAAASEPKIEKTILFEGALCDMYTSENSASNNHSQAMPENKDGNIRTDDLPIDDAKEGYSNMLPLDEFQLNGNIQKMSENKDGDLDMDDVKDGSSDILPLVEVQLDDNIQAITENNGRNLDMDDLQTDNAKEGSSDVFLSVEVQVNDNIHDMSENSDGNVDMDDSKECSSVILPLVEVQLSDNIQKMSENKDGNLDMDDVKDGSSDILPLVEVQLDDNIQAMTENNGRNLDMDDLQTENAKEGSSDMFLSVKVKVNDNIQDMSENSDGNVDMDDSKECSSVILPLVEVQLSDNIQAISENNDEILDMDNAKEGSSDILPLVEVQLDDNIQAMSENNERNLFMNDAKKDSSDMLPLVEVRVNDNIVDVSENSDGNHDMDDSEECSSDILPLVEVQLIDNIQAISGNNDEKLDMDDAKEGSSETLPRVEVQHDENIQAMYENSERNLYMDDLQVEFAKGSSDTLPLVEVQVSDNMQHVSENNEGNLDMDDSKECSSDILPLVEVQVNDNIISSERISSSAVNKDSFADVVAWKPEERCSLSESSNLPASDHLTFNLDEFSDTDMLYQSKGGIYFAEDNRKIIHLHESAAKSKQEVLTGNLPTNAAPFSDEWFTATDSAEQKLNQNPPRGDRRETVACDTELRDDGSSRDASIQHHVHGDVTGNIDQQTSTSTYSKAEEMLCEYKGLEPNHDDVVDHNQFSEVCEDFISNTKDSMGSGAEKPSDHIQHSLLGQFVDEFNQTNREIEESHLTTQVQSLTENPVLYNCNSKQCLAVSYDFQNVDDIQLPLDGNWLSTNTASSEETKKTNLSENALKGCDVRTGEYKASNDHIQAMPENEDRYLYADERREHLQTNDAKKGSSDILPAVEVQLKDNVVSSECNSFIEESKDSFTDEVAWKPEEHRSSESSSLPASDNLASNKRVQQVCEISLLNSTTFSEEAGTNIFEKDESPNTDMEHQSKGDINYAEDSNKIIHLQESATQSKREVPTLKPPPNAAPFSEEWLAAIEAAGEEILTMKGGAVQNSPTEKPQHEPGPWSPVRRKNQSIGPFDCTKHNIQPSSS; translated from the exons ATGCCATCTCCCTCACTGGGATTCTTTTCTATG GCAAAAGCTCCCAGTTCACATAGCCAATTACAGAAAACTTCTAAACCTTGCAAGCCTGCTAAGAGTAACATTCTTAAATTACAGAATTTAGAAACAAATTCTGTTAATGAGGCAAGACTCAAACATGCACCTGCGATGAGGTCTGAAATTGTCAAAGGGAAGAATTGCACTGAGGAGTTAAGCCTTTTAGATGAAAAGTCAGAATTGAGCATGCAAGTGGATGATAAGCAGATGACTTGTGTAGAAGCGAAAGATAATTCTGTGGGCTCTGAAAAAATAAGCAAGCAAGAAAATGTTGAAAACATTCTTGGTAATGTCAACGTAACATACGAGGAACACGGAGAACTATGTAGCAGTAATAATGCTTCTAGCGTGGAGGATGCGGTATTTCCTAGACATGAAAAAAAGCTTCTTTCAGAGAGTCACGCTCAAGTGAAATTGGAGAAAGAAACTGGTCAGCCTGATCTTTCGTTAAAAGGGTATCAATCTGTATTGCAGCAACGACTATCGATGCACCATCATGGTGGTGCTGCTGATCTTGTTAAAAGTGGAGGAGATGCTCAAAAACATTTGTTGAAATGGAATCTCTCAGTCAATTGTAGTGAAACCACCGAAAGTAATTTAGAGGCAGTTAATCAACAGTTCCAGGGGGAACAACTTAAGACTACAAGTGCTGTTAGGGTGGGGGAAATCATGTCAACAAGAGAAAGTGAATCTCATGTAAATAGTTGTCAGAAGTCTACACCAGAAATCAAATGTGCTGCTGCAAGTGAACcaaaaatagagaaaacaattttatttgagGGTGCATTATGTGATATGTATACAAGTGAAAACAGTGCTTCCAATAATCATAGTCAGGCTATGCCTGAAAACAAAGATGGAAATATTCGTACGGATGATTTGCCAATCGATGATGCAAAAGAAGGTTATTCTAACATGTTGCCTTTAGATGAATTTCAACTCAATGGCAACATTCAGAAAATGTCTGAAAACAAAGATGGAGATCTTGATATGGATGATGTCAAAGACGGTTCTTCTGATATATTGCCTCTAGTTGAAGTTCAACTCGATGACAACATTCAGGCCATTACTGAAAACAATGGAAGAAATCTTGATATGGATGATTTGCAAACGGATAATGCAAAAGAAGGTTCTTCTGACGTGTTTCTTTCAGTTGAAGTTCAAGTCAATGACAACATTCATGATATGTCTGAAAACAGTGATGGAAACGTTGATATGGATGATTCAAAAGAATGTTCTTCTGTCATATTGCCTTTAGTTGAAGTTCAACTCAGTGACAACATTCAGAAAATGTCTGAAAACAAAGATGGAAATCTTGATATGGATGATGTCAAAGACGGTTCTTCTGATATATTGCCTCTAGTTGAAGTTCAACTCGATGACAACATTCAGGCCATGACTGAAAACAATGGAAGAAATCTTGATATGGATGATTTGCAAACGGAAAATGCAAAAGAAGGTTCTTCTGACATGTTTCTTTCAGTTAAAGTTAAAGTCAATGACAACATTCAGGATATGTCTGAAAACAGTGATGGAAACGTTGATATGGATGATTCAAAAGAATGTTCTTCTGTCATATTGCCTTTAGTTGAAGTTCAACTCAGTGACAACATTCAGGCTATTTCTGAAAACAATGATGAAATTCTTGACATGGACAATGCAAAAGAAGGTTCTTCTGATATATTGCCTCTAGTTGAAGTTCAACTGGATGACAACATTCAGGCCATGTCTGAGAACAATGAAAGAAATCTTTTTATGAATGATGCAAAAAAAGATTCTTCTGACATGTTGCCTTTAGTTGAAGTTCGAGTCAATGACAACATTGTGGATGTGTCTGAAAATAGTGATGGAAATCATGATATGGATGATTCAGAAGAATGTTCTTCTGACATATTGCCTTTAGTTGAAGTTCAACTCATTGACAACATTCAGGCTATTTCTGGAAACAATGATGAAAAGCTTGACATGGACGATGCAAAAGAAGGTTCTTCTGAGACATTGCCTCGAGTTGAAGTTCAACACGATGAAAATATTCAGGCCATGTATGAAAACAGTGAAAGAAATCTTTATATGGATGATTTGCAAGTGGAATTTGCTAAAGGTTCTTCTGACACGTTGCCTTTAGTTGAAGTTCAAGTCAGTGACAATATGCAGCATGTGTCTGAAAACAATGAGGGAAATCTTGATATGGATGATTCAAAAGAATGTTCTTCGGACATATTGCCTTTAGTTGAAGTTCAAGTCAATGACAACATTATATCTTCTGAACGCATTTCTTCTTCAGCAGTGAACAAAGATTCTTTTGCAGATGTAGTTGCCTGGAAACCTGAGGAGCGTTGTTCTTTAAGTGAAAGTTCAAATTTACCAGCTTCAGATCATCTAACCTTCAACCTAGATGAATTTTCCGATACTGACATGCTATATCAGTCCAAAGGTGGCATTTACTTTGCAGAAGACAACAGAAAAATAATTCACTT ACATGAATCTGCTGCTAAAAGCAAGCAGGAAGTTCTTACAGGGAATCTTCCAACAAATGCTGCTCCATTTTCTGATGAATGGTTTACTGCAACCGATTCCGCTGAACAG AAGTTGAATCAAAATCCCCCCCGTGGAGATAGGCGGGAAACTGTTGCTTGTGATACTGAG CTTCGAGATGATGGTTCTTCTAGGGATGCTTCTATTCAGCATCATGTTCACGGTGATGTGACGGGAAACATTGATCAACAAACTAGCACGAGTACATATTCTAAAGCTGAAGAAATGCTTTGTGAGTACAAGGGTTTGGAACCAAATCATGATGACGTGGTTGATCACAATCAATTTTCTGAAGTATGTGAAGATTTCATTTCAAACACCAAAGATTCTATGGGCAGTGGAGCAGAAAAACCTTCTGACCATATACAGCATTCACTATTGGGTCAGTTTGTCGACGAATTTAATCAGACTAACAGAGAAATTGAGGAATCACATTTGACCACACAAGTGCAGTCACTTACTGAAAACCCAGTGTTATACAACTGCAACAGTAAACAATGTCTTGCTGTTTCTTATG ATTTCCAGAATGTTGATGACATACAGTTACCCTTGGATGGTAATTGGCTGTCCACAAATACAGCTTCTTCTGAAGAaaccaagaaaacaaatttGTCTGAAAATGCATTAAAAGGATGTGATGTCCGTACAGGTGAGTACAAGGCTTCCAATGACCATATTCAGGCCATGCCTGAAAACGAAGATAGATATCTTTATGCGGATGAGAGGCGAGAGCATTTGCAAACGAATGATGCAAAGAAAGGTTCTTCAGACATATTGCCAGCAGTTGAAGTTCAACTCAAAGACAACGTTGTATCTTCTGAATGCAATTCGTTTATAGAAGAGAGCAAAGACTCCTTTACAGATGAAGTTGCTTGGAAACCTGAAGAGCATCGTTCAAGTGAAAGTTCAAGCTTACCAGCTTCAGATAATCTTGCCTCCAACAAGAGAGTCCAGCAGGTCTGTGAAATTAGTTTGTTGAACTCTACAACTTTTTCAGAAGAAGCTGGAACTAATATTTTTGAGAAAGACGAGTCTCCTAATACCGACATGGAGCACCAATCAAAAGGTGACATTAATTATGCAGAAGACAGCAACAAAATAATTCATTT GCAGGAATCCGCAACTCAAAGCAAGCGGGAAGTTCCTACATTGAAGCCTCCGCCAAATGCTGCTCCATTTTCTGAAGAATGGTTAGCTGCAATTGAAGCCGCCGGAGAG GAGATCTTAACGATGAAAGGCGGTGCTGTACAAAATTCTCCCACTGAGAAGCCTCAGCACGAACCTGGTCCTTGGTCCCCG GTGAGACGTAAGAATCAATCAATTGGACCCTTTGATTGTACCAAACACAATATCCAGCCTTCCAGTTCATAA